The Telopea speciosissima isolate NSW1024214 ecotype Mountain lineage chromosome 11, Tspe_v1, whole genome shotgun sequence genome includes the window ATAAAAACCATACGGACCCATTATAGAAATATCCTTTtaacacccaaaaaaacaaaaaacaaaatctttAAGCAAACCGAGAGAGAGTGAGTTGAGTTAAAATCTTGGAAGGCTTTCCTCAGAATAAAAAACAGTTCTCAGGACCCATTATAGAAATATCCTTTtaacacccaaaaaaacaaaaaacaaaatctttaagcaaaccgagagagagagtgagttgaGTTAAAATCTTGGAAGGCTTTCCTCAGAATAAAAAACAGTTCTCAGGACCCGTTCTTGAAGATCTCTTCAGCAAGAACCTAATTTTCCTCAACAACAACCAATTCGAAGGGCAAATACCTCTCAATTTGGGGAACTCACCAGCTTCTGTAATCAATTTAGCAAACAAGAAGTTCAATGGCGAATGCGATCAGGGCATTTGCCTTCTTGAGCCAAATCAAGGCTTGCTCGAGATCTGTTCTTTCAAATCCTGGGCATAACATGAAAATGCAGAAGAGCAATCGAACATAATACGTTATTTTTATGATCCTCCTTGTCTACTCAAAATGCGACTATTAGGGCTGCTCCTCATCTTTCCGGCAGATTTCAATCCCTAAGCACGTACGACCCACTTCAGGATACTAGGATTTTGGAATAGAGTGAGAAGAGGTGGAAACTTAGTAGTAACGGAAGAGATGAAGTGAGAGAATGAAGATTGATTGAGATGAACCCAACCAGAACCCTAAACCTTCTTTCTGATTCGAATACCAGGAGGAGGTGGGAAGAGGGTAGGAAGTTAGAgatgccctatgggcaaaatggtaagctcacaccatagaaggggtatattagtcatttgaaggCAAACTTAATCAATAGTATAACAGCTAACTAACGGAGTGGGGCTGACTGTAACAACTAAACTAAACTTAGGGGGTGCaactgtataatttagaaatacAGGGGGTTGATCTATATTTaggacaaacctcagggggtggcagtgtaatttccctattttttttaatcttcaaacTACCTGAGTCCATGTAAGATGAtccttttacccttcttcttcttcctcctcctcctcctgcaaccTCTTTCCTGAAACTCTGACCCCCATCTTGCTCCTTCAACCTCTGATTTCGACATTGAATCAAACTTTTCTGAACTCATGACCAAGATTAACTTAGGGAACTCGGCTTCAAGCTAAGATAGGCTGAGGAGTTTGCATATTTTAAGGTTCCATATCGATTGCTTTTtcattatttcaattttggtctGAGTACTCCCCTCAAATCATTTTGAGAGATTAGGGTTTCGTGtgcttttgtttgttttccttttcccccatttgggattagggttttgggatcgAGGAGGAATGGCGCAAGGAGGCAGCAGATCTACCGGAGTAGTGAAGTGGTTCAATGCCCAAAAAGGTTTCAGATTCATCACTCCCAATGATCGATGGAAAACATAGAGCTTTTTGTTCATCAATCGTCCATCATGTCTGAAGGATACTGAAACCTTGCCTAGGGGGAATTCATGGAGTTTGTTGTAGATACGGGATATGATGAGAGGACGAAGATCGTGGAAGTGATTGGTCCCAACGGGGCGGATGTTCAAGAAAGCAATAGGTCTGATGGTTTCAATGGCAATGGGGGAAGGGGCAGCCGTGGTGGGGGTTacagtggtggaggtggtggataCGGTGGGTATAACAGTGGGAGTagacgtggtggtggtggtcaaaTGAGAGGGGGTGGTTATAGTGGTGGAGGTTACGACGATGGTGGTGGATGTTACAATTGCAGTGAGACGAGGAACTTGGCCAGGGACTATCAATAGGGAGGCGGAAGATATGGCGGCGGTGCTGGTGGCTGCTACAGTTATGGAGAGTGATGTTAAGGTGAACCTGCTTCAAGACCTTGAAGATGAACAGTAACAGAGGTTGGGTACGTGGAGTGGGTCTATGTCTtataagaaacaagaaagggcaaaattgtcatttccttttaaaactaacagagttagtACTTAGGGGTATGAAAGTAATTTTCAAAACTCCAGGGGTGATAGACATAATTGTTTCAAACCCCAGGGATGGTAGACGTAAATTTCCTTATTTTATAAATACATACCACCCATGGCCATTAATTACACCTTGTATCAGCCCACttactcatcatcatcaaaccTATCAACACCATCCAGAAGTGCCGCTGTGCTTTAGACTCTAGAGCTTGTGATTTGTAAAGGTATTGTTTTCAAAAAATGGATCGGAATAGATCATCGGTTGGTTTGTCATATCAGATTTTATTGGAACCAAACTCATTTAACCCGGAATATATCTAACCCTCCCCAGCCAGCTAGGCATGTAATAGTCGAAATTTGTTTCCGTATCCATGTCTGTATTTGTTTTGCAATATTCGAATCCAttcaaaagctaaacggatacaaatacggataggctatagctattcaaaaagctatatttttatgtaaacggataaaatatccgatccgtatctgtgtccgtatccgtttagcactattcgaatcgtccgaaagctaatcgggtgcggatgtggatataacactatccgagccaaatccgatccatttacttCCCTACAGCTAGCCGGTCAAGACCGAGTAACCTAGATCCGATTCTCAAACTGATTCTGCTCCACCCAAAGTAATCTTATGTTTAATTCCTTTTATAGTGTAAGGCCGTAAGCTAGATACAGTGTTCCTGCTTATCTGGTACAGATCTCAACAAATCCTGTgatactaaaaaaatatatatataaatatagatAGATTACAATATATATGGAATTTATACAAAATTATGTTAATAAATAAGGAATATTAAGAAAAGATATTCTCCTATTTTGTAATAAATGCCCCCTCAGGCTCTGCCTTGGATAAAATCTTTCTTGTTAATGGATATTTGTTTTCTCATTTGACACAAATCATTCCTATAAATTTGGTTGGGCTACAATCCAAATGTTCCAAAAGAACTACATTTGGTCTAGTgattaaatgtattttttccTTTGTAAGCACATTAATATATAGATATGATAGGTTACAatgtctaccaaaaaaaaaaaaaaaaagataggttACAATGTATGTGGAATTTATataaaatcatgtttttttttttgaagtataTAAAATCATGTTAATAAATAAGGAATATTAATAAAAGATATTCCCTTATTTTGTAATAAAGGCACCTTACCCTCAAGGATATTTGTATCCTCATTTAACACAAATC containing:
- the LOC122645170 gene encoding glycine-rich protein 2-like, yielding MEFVVDTGYDERTKIVEVIGPNGADVQESNRSDGFNGNGGRGSRGGGYSGGGGGYGGYNSGSRRGGGGQMRGGGYSGGGYDDGGGCYNCSETRNLARDYQ